In one window of Streptomyces roseofulvus DNA:
- a CDS encoding SDR family NAD(P)-dependent oxidoreductase, whose protein sequence is MTQNRELAIVTGASSGIGFELARQLAERGFDLIVNSADGDRLRSAADEIRRRTGADVRPVRADLRSYAEAERLVAAVAATGRPVAVAVFNAGVGEGGAFLDTDLEDEFEIIDLNVRSTVHLAKRLLRSMATAGAGRVLITSSIAATMPGAFQAVYNASKSFLQSFSQALQKELRDTPLTVTALMPGPTATDCFRRAHMEDTRVGRGRKADPALVAAQGLDALFAGKDKVVAGTLRTRAQAVAAAFLPDRLKAELHRRVAEPGSADRSPARRVTSVIPGRTARPPRGRRSRRR, encoded by the coding sequence ATGACCCAGAACCGAGAGCTCGCGATCGTGACGGGCGCGTCCAGCGGCATCGGCTTCGAGCTGGCCCGGCAGCTCGCCGAGCGCGGCTTCGACCTGATCGTGAACTCGGCCGACGGGGACCGGCTGCGGTCCGCGGCGGACGAGATCAGGCGACGGACCGGGGCGGACGTGCGGCCGGTGCGGGCCGATCTGCGCAGCTACGCGGAGGCGGAGCGGCTCGTGGCGGCGGTGGCCGCCACCGGACGTCCGGTGGCGGTCGCGGTGTTCAACGCCGGTGTCGGGGAGGGCGGAGCCTTCCTCGACACCGATCTGGAGGACGAGTTCGAGATCATCGATCTGAACGTGCGCTCCACGGTGCACTTGGCCAAGCGGCTGCTGCGGTCGATGGCCACGGCGGGCGCCGGGCGCGTGCTGATCACCTCCTCCATCGCCGCCACCATGCCGGGTGCGTTCCAGGCCGTCTACAACGCCTCGAAGTCGTTCCTGCAGTCGTTCTCCCAGGCGTTGCAGAAGGAGCTCCGGGACACGCCCCTGACGGTGACCGCCCTGATGCCCGGCCCCACCGCCACCGACTGCTTCCGCCGCGCCCACATGGAGGACACCAGGGTCGGCCGGGGCAGGAAGGCCGATCCCGCCCTGGTGGCCGCGCAGGGCCTCGACGCCCTCTTCGCCGGCAAGGACAAGGTCGTCGCCGGCACGCTGAGGACCAGGGCGCAGGCGGTGGCCGCCGCGTTCCTGCCCGACCGCCTCAAGGCGGAACTCCACCGCCGGGTGGCCGAACCCGGATCCGCGGACCGCTCCCCCGCCCGGCGGGTCACGTCCGTCATCCCCGGGCGGACGGCTCGTCCGCCGCGCGGTCGCCGCTCTCGCCGACGCTGA
- a CDS encoding GNAT family N-acetyltransferase, with amino-acid sequence MSTVEQGGATVPGPPLPVLPGRWTARVARAEGADLDLVHGWMQAPHIDAYWHQAWPRERWHEEIAGHLAGDAILPVLVDLDGEPLAYIEVYRVLRDRLAGHYPELPHDLGVHIAIGEAGRTGRGLGRTLLRALADGLLAADAACTRVVAEPDVHNGPSLRAFEAAGFRPAGEVAFPDKTAALMIRPRTPQDMPR; translated from the coding sequence ATGAGCACCGTCGAGCAGGGCGGCGCCACCGTCCCCGGACCGCCGCTGCCCGTGCTGCCCGGCCGCTGGACGGCCCGCGTCGCCCGCGCCGAGGGCGCCGACCTGGACCTCGTGCACGGCTGGATGCAGGCCCCGCACATCGACGCGTACTGGCACCAGGCGTGGCCCCGCGAGCGCTGGCACGAGGAGATCGCCGGCCATCTGGCCGGCGACGCGATCCTGCCCGTCCTCGTCGACCTGGACGGCGAACCGCTCGCGTACATCGAGGTGTACCGGGTCTTACGGGACCGGCTCGCCGGCCACTACCCCGAGCTGCCCCACGACCTCGGCGTCCACATCGCCATCGGCGAGGCCGGGCGCACCGGGCGGGGCCTCGGCCGGACGCTGCTGCGGGCCCTCGCCGACGGCCTGCTCGCCGCGGACGCCGCCTGCACCCGCGTGGTCGCCGAGCCCGACGTGCACAACGGCCCCTCGCTCAGGGCCTTCGAGGCCGCCGGCTTCCGGCCCGCCGGCGAGGTCGCGTTCCCCGACAAGACCGCCGCCCTGATGATCCGCCCGCGCACGCCGCAGGACATGCCCCGATGA
- a CDS encoding IucA/IucC family protein translates to MSTTTTAPPTQADPLHARDARGASEHAHIEALLRCWLRETHTPVAAGPLRVELPTAGLALVTEVTHRSPTGWHRFGPTRLEGPGGPLGDTADPVTAVALLSTEAAVRGGGRPGGVPAGEVADLVERTAESVRRVAAFIDDRRAHPAPPPGVDGFLDAEQSLLLGHLNHPAPKSRDGVSDHDARAFSPELRGSFRLHWFAADPSVVSHDAVDGAPSLAGRDAVALLADLAGHRPDDGRVLIPAHPWQARDLAHRPRVRALLASGALEPLGELGPAWWPTSSVRTVYRPDADVMLKLSLGLRLTNSRRESTRTELRRGLEINRLLDAGHADDTFAAHPGFAITRDPAWIAVDEPGRPEGPEVTGLDVAVREVPRDIDRLRCLVGLVAPRPGLGRSALGELVATLGPGAAERWTADYTDHVLVPMLHLYAATGIGLEAHQQNTLVRLDERGRVTGAAFRDNQGYYLAGSHLPALLKRLGADTSTLAVVDDALVDDRLSYYLLRNQALSVVGCLAVDGLADERRLLAVLAERLRAALPALAAAGPDGDRLARRWLTADTLPCKGNLLTRLHGIDEVLAPLDAQSVYLDAPNPLREAAR, encoded by the coding sequence ATGAGCACCACCACCACGGCGCCCCCCACCCAGGCCGACCCCCTGCACGCCCGAGACGCCCGCGGCGCCTCCGAACACGCCCACATCGAGGCGCTGTTGCGCTGCTGGCTGCGCGAGACCCACACCCCCGTCGCCGCCGGCCCCCTCCGGGTCGAGCTGCCCACCGCGGGACTGGCCCTCGTCACCGAGGTCACCCACCGCTCGCCCACCGGCTGGCACCGCTTCGGCCCCACCCGTCTCGAGGGCCCCGGCGGCCCGCTCGGCGACACCGCCGACCCGGTGACCGCCGTCGCCCTGCTCTCCACCGAGGCCGCCGTGCGCGGCGGCGGCCGGCCCGGGGGAGTCCCCGCCGGAGAGGTCGCCGACCTCGTCGAGCGCACCGCCGAATCCGTCCGCAGGGTCGCCGCGTTCATCGACGACCGCCGCGCCCACCCCGCGCCGCCGCCCGGCGTGGACGGCTTCCTCGACGCCGAACAGTCCCTCCTCCTCGGCCACCTGAACCACCCCGCGCCCAAGAGCCGGGACGGCGTCTCCGACCACGACGCCCGCGCCTTCTCGCCCGAACTGCGCGGCTCCTTCCGGCTGCACTGGTTCGCCGCCGACCCCTCCGTGGTCTCCCACGACGCCGTCGACGGCGCGCCCTCGCTGGCCGGCCGCGACGCCGTCGCCCTCCTCGCCGACCTCGCCGGACACCGCCCCGACGACGGCCGGGTGCTCATCCCCGCCCACCCCTGGCAGGCCCGCGACCTGGCCCACCGGCCCCGCGTCCGGGCGCTCCTCGCCTCCGGCGCCCTGGAACCGCTCGGCGAGCTCGGCCCCGCCTGGTGGCCGACGTCCAGCGTGCGGACCGTCTACCGGCCGGACGCCGACGTGATGCTGAAGCTCTCCCTCGGACTGCGGCTCACCAACTCGCGCCGCGAGTCCACCCGTACCGAACTCCGCCGCGGACTGGAGATCAACCGCCTCCTCGACGCCGGACACGCGGACGACACTTTCGCCGCCCACCCGGGCTTCGCCATCACCCGCGACCCCGCCTGGATCGCCGTCGACGAACCGGGCCGCCCCGAGGGCCCCGAGGTCACCGGCCTCGACGTCGCCGTCCGCGAAGTCCCCCGGGACATCGACCGGTTGCGCTGCCTGGTGGGCCTCGTGGCGCCCCGCCCCGGCCTCGGCCGCAGCGCCCTCGGCGAGCTCGTCGCCACCCTCGGCCCCGGCGCGGCCGAGCGGTGGACGGCCGACTACACCGACCACGTCCTCGTCCCCATGCTCCACCTGTACGCCGCCACCGGCATCGGCCTGGAGGCCCACCAGCAGAACACCCTCGTCCGCCTGGACGAACGCGGCCGGGTCACCGGCGCAGCCTTCCGCGACAACCAGGGCTACTACCTGGCCGGTTCGCACCTGCCCGCGCTCCTGAAGCGGCTCGGCGCCGACACCTCCACCCTCGCCGTCGTCGACGACGCCCTGGTCGACGACCGGCTCTCGTACTACCTGCTGCGCAACCAGGCCCTGTCGGTCGTCGGCTGCCTCGCCGTCGACGGCCTCGCCGACGAGCGGAGACTGCTCGCCGTCCTCGCCGAACGGCTCCGCGCCGCGCTCCCCGCCCTCGCCGCGGCCGGCCCCGACGGCGACCGGCTCGCCCGCCGCTGGCTCACCGCGGACACCCTGCCGTGCAAGGGCAACCTGCTCACCCGGCTGCACGGCATCGACGAGGTCCTCGCCCCGCTCGATGCCCAGTCCGTCTACCTCGACGCCCCCAACCCCCTGCGGGAGGCCGCCCGATGA
- a CDS encoding pyridoxal phosphate-dependent decarboxylase family protein, which translates to MTPPTRTLPARTDPQPPLLAGSRAGLADVLARLDGAVDAAAKARRPLGPLPAGTPTEVLAAAAHALGPAELPAEGLGADAALGLLATVLVEHGIDLSHPRAAAHLQPPALSVAVAADVLASAGNASLDTYDSGPSALAVERWLIGALTGLAGLGERADGVLTPGGSLSNLMGLLLARDAAAHRRGIDARDQGVAALPGPVVFCSELAHFSTHRACAALGLGEAAVHPVPVDDRRRMRPDALRAALGALGPDRTPVAVVATAGTTDFGSVDPLPQIAEIAAGHGMWTHVDAAYGFGALFSDRLADRLAGLELADSITLDLHKIGWQPAAAGVLLVSDTTAFTALDRQVAYLNPVDDSEAGYDGLLGRSLQTTRRPDAVKAAATLLTYGRAGLGRMVDTCHDLARHAERRIQAEPELELVAPAELTTVLFRHRTADPAAADAFNAALRRHLLETGTALIGRTEAATDGPGTPKRVCLKFTLLNPTATTDDIDALVDAVLDAGRTCARLIKEDDAA; encoded by the coding sequence GTGACACCCCCGACCCGCACCCTGCCCGCACGGACCGACCCGCAGCCGCCGCTCCTCGCCGGCTCCCGCGCCGGCCTCGCCGACGTCCTCGCCCGCCTGGACGGTGCCGTCGACGCCGCCGCCAAGGCCCGCCGCCCCCTCGGCCCGCTCCCCGCCGGCACACCCACCGAGGTGCTCGCCGCCGCCGCGCACGCGCTCGGCCCGGCCGAACTCCCCGCCGAAGGACTCGGCGCCGACGCCGCCCTCGGCCTGCTCGCCACCGTCCTCGTCGAGCACGGCATCGACCTGTCCCACCCCCGCGCCGCCGCCCACCTCCAGCCGCCCGCGCTGTCGGTCGCGGTCGCCGCCGACGTCCTCGCGAGCGCCGGCAACGCCTCCCTCGACACCTACGACTCCGGCCCCTCCGCCCTCGCCGTCGAACGCTGGCTCATCGGCGCCCTGACCGGCCTCGCCGGACTCGGCGAGCGCGCCGACGGCGTCCTCACCCCGGGCGGCTCCCTCTCCAACCTGATGGGGCTGCTCCTCGCCCGTGACGCCGCCGCCCACCGGCGCGGCATCGACGCCCGCGACCAGGGCGTCGCCGCCCTGCCCGGACCGGTCGTCTTCTGCTCCGAACTCGCCCACTTCTCCACCCACCGGGCCTGCGCCGCCCTCGGACTCGGCGAGGCCGCCGTCCACCCCGTCCCCGTCGACGACCGGCGCCGCATGCGCCCCGACGCCCTGCGCGCCGCCCTCGGCGCACTCGGCCCCGACCGCACCCCCGTCGCCGTCGTCGCCACCGCCGGCACCACCGACTTCGGCTCCGTCGACCCCCTCCCGCAGATCGCCGAGATCGCCGCCGGACACGGCATGTGGACGCACGTCGACGCCGCCTACGGCTTCGGTGCCCTCTTCTCCGACCGGCTCGCCGACCGCCTCGCCGGCCTGGAACTGGCCGACTCGATCACCCTCGACCTGCACAAGATCGGCTGGCAGCCGGCCGCCGCCGGCGTGCTCCTCGTCTCCGACACCACCGCCTTCACCGCCCTCGACCGCCAGGTCGCCTACCTCAACCCCGTCGACGACTCCGAGGCCGGCTACGACGGACTGCTCGGCCGCAGCCTCCAGACCACCCGGCGCCCCGACGCCGTGAAGGCCGCCGCCACCCTCCTCACCTACGGCCGCGCCGGCCTGGGCCGGATGGTCGACACCTGCCACGACCTCGCCCGGCACGCCGAACGCCGCATCCAGGCCGAGCCCGAGCTCGAACTGGTCGCCCCCGCCGAACTCACCACCGTCCTCTTCCGCCACCGCACCGCCGACCCGGCCGCCGCCGACGCCTTCAACGCCGCCCTCCGCCGCCACCTCCTGGAGACCGGCACCGCGCTCATCGGACGCACCGAGGCCGCCACCGACGGCCCCGGCACGCCCAAGCGGGTCTGCCTGAAGTTCACCCTGCTCAACCCCACCGCCACCACCGACGACATCGACGCCCTCGTGGACGCCGTCCTCGACGCCGGCCGCACCTGCGCACGACTCATCAAGGAGGACGACGCCGCATGA
- a CDS encoding IucA/IucC family siderophore biosynthesis protein encodes MTHPADHPVPALPDVAPAAWREANRRLLAKAIGEWCFEDMLKAEDAGDGEYRVGLASGTTYAFRARPGAFGWLRVDPDSITRTATSMLGNSIAQPAWDALQFLMEAATTLDSDPSTLATYFTELSATLAVDAARLTHGGETAAELRALDHAELECRMTGHNLLVANKGRIGFSATDVRAYAPESARTLHLLWVAVHRGLAEFRGTSELSEKSVLERELDEETRTRFTAVLTAAGVDPQGYVWMPVHPWQWDHAVQTLHAADVAQRRIIPLGESPDAYLPGQSIRTMANVTTPDRYDVKLPLKILNTLVWRGIPPHCTMGAPVVTQWLRGLVERDPFLTDECRTAFLGEVASVTVRHPYLSTLEQAPYQHLETLGCIWRDSVSARRDPGERVRTFASLLHVDSAGTAFVAELVRTSGLDPEEWLRRLFDTLLVPVMHVLYRYGVTFNPHGQNTLIGYDDHDVPARLYLKDFVDDVCVSFTDVPERGPEPDGHDHVLPRKHPSVIKQHVVDQVFVGHFRYLAPLCADQLGVPEKTFWRLVRQTILDFQKRFPELAERFAEYDLLTPEIPRYGLNRDRVVVTRYGDRALRHALFPNGTHPNPLAEG; translated from the coding sequence ATGACCCACCCCGCCGACCACCCCGTGCCCGCGCTGCCCGACGTGGCCCCGGCCGCCTGGCGCGAGGCCAACAGGCGCCTGCTCGCCAAGGCGATCGGCGAATGGTGTTTCGAGGACATGCTGAAGGCGGAGGACGCCGGCGACGGGGAGTACCGCGTCGGCCTCGCCAGCGGGACCACCTACGCCTTCCGCGCCCGCCCCGGCGCCTTCGGCTGGCTCCGGGTCGACCCCGACTCGATCACCCGCACCGCCACCAGCATGCTCGGCAACTCCATCGCCCAACCCGCCTGGGACGCCCTGCAGTTCCTCATGGAGGCCGCCACCACCCTCGACAGCGACCCCTCCACCCTCGCCACCTACTTCACCGAGCTCTCCGCCACCCTCGCCGTCGACGCCGCCCGCCTCACCCACGGCGGCGAGACCGCCGCCGAACTGCGGGCCCTCGACCACGCCGAGCTGGAGTGCCGCATGACCGGGCACAACCTCCTCGTCGCCAACAAGGGGCGCATCGGCTTCTCGGCCACCGACGTCCGCGCCTACGCCCCCGAGTCCGCCCGGACCCTGCACCTCCTGTGGGTCGCCGTCCACCGCGGCCTCGCCGAGTTCCGTGGCACCTCGGAACTGTCCGAAAAAAGCGTCCTGGAAAGGGAGTTGGACGAGGAGACCCGGACCCGCTTCACGGCGGTCCTGACCGCGGCGGGCGTCGACCCGCAGGGCTACGTCTGGATGCCCGTGCACCCCTGGCAGTGGGACCACGCCGTGCAGACCCTGCACGCCGCCGACGTGGCCCAGCGCCGGATCATCCCGCTCGGCGAGAGCCCCGACGCGTACCTGCCCGGCCAGTCCATCCGGACGATGGCCAACGTCACCACGCCCGACCGGTACGACGTCAAACTCCCGCTGAAGATCCTCAACACCCTGGTCTGGCGCGGCATCCCGCCGCACTGCACCATGGGCGCCCCCGTCGTCACCCAGTGGCTGCGCGGACTCGTCGAGCGCGACCCGTTCCTCACCGACGAGTGCCGGACCGCCTTCCTCGGCGAGGTCGCCTCCGTGACGGTCCGCCACCCCTACCTCTCCACCCTCGAGCAGGCGCCGTACCAGCACCTGGAGACCCTGGGCTGCATCTGGCGCGACTCCGTCTCGGCCCGCCGGGACCCCGGCGAACGGGTCCGCACCTTCGCCTCGCTCCTGCACGTCGACAGCGCCGGCACCGCCTTCGTCGCCGAACTCGTCCGCACCTCCGGCCTCGACCCGGAGGAGTGGCTGCGGCGCCTCTTCGACACCCTCCTCGTGCCGGTCATGCACGTGCTCTACCGGTACGGCGTCACCTTCAACCCGCACGGCCAGAACACCCTCATCGGCTACGACGACCACGACGTCCCGGCCCGGCTCTACCTCAAGGACTTCGTCGACGACGTCTGCGTCTCCTTCACCGACGTCCCCGAACGCGGCCCCGAGCCCGACGGCCACGACCACGTGCTGCCCCGCAAACACCCCTCCGTCATCAAGCAGCACGTGGTCGACCAGGTCTTCGTCGGCCACTTCCGCTATCTGGCGCCCCTCTGCGCCGACCAGCTCGGCGTCCCCGAGAAGACCTTCTGGCGACTGGTCCGGCAGACGATCCTCGACTTCCAGAAGCGCTTCCCCGAGCTGGCGGAACGATTCGCCGAATACGACCTGCTCACCCCCGAGATCCCCCGCTACGGGCTCAACCGCGACCGCGTCGTCGTCACCCGCTACGGCGACCGCGCCCTGCGCCACGCGCTGTTCCCGAACGGCACCCACCCCAACCCGCTCGCAGAAGGCTGA
- a CDS encoding MFS transporter, with amino-acid sequence MSSRRHDPRWTFALVSAGGVMMTLDVTVVNVALSDVARDLETGLDRVQWTVSAYSLAFGALLLTAGALSDRLGRRAVFTAGMVLFTLASAACGLAPDAGALIAARTAQGLGGAMVFAPTLALIAAAYDGARRRAAIAAYALVASAAGALGPIVGGLLVTGFGWRWIFLVNVPIGLLVVAGALRRMPGAAAPDDGRPRVDVPGALLAVGTLLALHYPLVTGPEAGWTAPEVLGSAGAGVLLAAALVAVQRRGGGLVDMTLLRIRAFSGAAVLGFLARLSSLGMLAFLTLWLQSTYGYSPLRTGLLLLPLTGGLLITGLFVNGLQKRFPAHVLVAAGFAAQGLGLLLLALAGAGTGQAVLVTGLALLGAGGAVIFPPLMGVAVGTVPEERAGMASGLTNACYPLGTATGVAVFGAVFAARLDSGLGAGPTAAAPVREAVETGRFDLLAPALRAPATTAFSGAFTAVCLAAALVCLLGVAASRALRPDPGPSGAVREPRPRARAARAS; translated from the coding sequence GTGTCCTCCCGACGGCACGACCCCCGATGGACCTTCGCGCTCGTCAGCGCCGGCGGCGTCATGATGACCCTGGACGTGACCGTCGTGAACGTCGCGCTCTCCGACGTCGCACGCGACCTGGAGACCGGCCTGGACCGGGTGCAGTGGACGGTGTCCGCGTACTCGCTGGCCTTCGGCGCGCTGCTGCTCACCGCCGGCGCCCTGTCCGACCGGCTCGGCCGCCGCGCCGTCTTCACGGCCGGAATGGTCCTCTTCACGCTCGCCTCCGCCGCCTGCGGCCTCGCCCCGGACGCCGGCGCCCTCATCGCCGCCCGGACCGCCCAGGGCCTCGGCGGGGCCATGGTGTTCGCGCCGACCCTCGCCCTGATCGCCGCCGCCTACGACGGTGCCCGGCGCCGGGCGGCGATCGCCGCGTACGCCCTCGTCGCCTCGGCCGCCGGCGCGCTCGGACCGATCGTCGGCGGCCTCCTCGTCACCGGTTTCGGCTGGCGGTGGATCTTCCTGGTCAACGTCCCCATCGGCCTGCTGGTGGTGGCCGGGGCGCTGCGCCGGATGCCCGGGGCCGCCGCGCCCGACGACGGCCGCCCGCGCGTCGACGTCCCGGGCGCGCTGCTCGCCGTCGGCACCCTCCTCGCCCTGCACTATCCGCTGGTCACCGGCCCCGAGGCCGGCTGGACGGCGCCGGAGGTGCTCGGCTCCGCCGGGGCGGGCGTGCTGCTCGCCGCGGCCCTGGTGGCCGTACAGCGGCGCGGCGGCGGGCTGGTCGACATGACGCTGCTGCGGATCCGGGCCTTCTCGGGCGCCGCCGTCCTCGGCTTCCTCGCCCGGCTGTCCAGCCTGGGCATGCTGGCCTTCCTCACCCTGTGGCTGCAGAGCACGTACGGGTACTCCCCGCTCCGCACCGGCCTGCTCCTGCTGCCCCTGACGGGCGGGCTGCTGATCACCGGCCTGTTCGTGAACGGACTCCAGAAGCGCTTCCCCGCGCACGTGCTGGTGGCCGCGGGCTTCGCCGCACAGGGCCTCGGGCTGCTCCTCCTCGCCCTGGCGGGGGCCGGCACCGGCCAGGCGGTCCTGGTCACCGGGCTCGCGCTGCTGGGCGCGGGCGGGGCCGTGATCTTCCCGCCCCTTATGGGCGTGGCGGTGGGGACCGTGCCCGAGGAGCGGGCCGGGATGGCCTCCGGGCTGACGAACGCCTGCTATCCGCTCGGCACCGCCACCGGCGTGGCCGTCTTCGGCGCGGTGTTCGCCGCCCGGCTGGACAGCGGCCTCGGGGCCGGTCCCACGGCCGCCGCGCCGGTGCGTGAGGCCGTCGAGACCGGCCGGTTCGACCTCCTCGCGCCGGCCCTGCGGGCTCCGGCGACGACGGCCTTCTCCGGTGCCTTCACCGCCGTCTGCCTGGCCGCCGCGCTGGTCTGCCTGCTCGGCGTGGCCGCCTCCCGCGCCCTCAGGCCCGACCCCGGTCCGTCCGGCGCCGTCCGGGAGCCGCGCCCCCGCGCCCGGGCCGCCCGCGCCTCCTGA
- a CDS encoding iron ABC transporter permease — translation MVAEGLKAAAPAGPLGRRPRALLVGGGLSLALAAVAVVHLGLGASGVGLGDILDLLLGHGEARTEDVLLGSRLPRTLTGLVVGVALGVSGALVQGATRNPLAAPDTLGVNAGAYFAVVLVAYTGIGLGPVPAGGAAFLGGLLAVGLVYLLTSGGLLTPGRVLLAGATVALAATSAAEFLQMLDVQATRGLFFWGNGTLLQSGLERPLTLGAVVAVGVLAAPFLARPLDLLALGDETAQAMGVRVERIRPAAFLLAVLLSAAAVSLAGPIGFVGLIGPVVARQLGMRAHALLIPTAALLSAALVLGADAAAQVVVTPSATQPAEIPVGVVTALIGGPVFMLLARRVSTGDADTGAAVAVSDRRRAPGYAVALGGGLLALALAMAVSLRVGDVPVGWGRLGAWLTGSADQLTEAVVSFRLPRVLVAATAGACLAVAGAAVQSVVRNPLAEPGLVGVTGGASLGAVTVILLVPSAPLAALPAAAGLGGVLMLVLVVLVARGTRGGGRGGIDPTRVVLVGIGAAATSMALVNIMVVGAQMNIGAALGWLAGSTYGRGFDALGWLALPALAALLLVIAARPVDLLALGEELPRALGLDLGRARLLVLGAGAVLAAGTAAAVGAVGFVGLVAPHLARRVVGNSVARMVPMAAVLGAVLVVSADALGRRLLAPTEIPVGIVTALLGAPYLVWLLRRTREV, via the coding sequence ATGGTCGCGGAAGGACTGAAGGCCGCCGCTCCGGCCGGTCCGCTCGGCCGCCGCCCACGGGCCCTGCTCGTGGGCGGCGGCCTGTCCCTCGCCCTGGCCGCGGTCGCGGTCGTCCACCTCGGCCTCGGGGCCTCCGGGGTCGGCCTCGGCGACATCCTGGACCTGCTCCTCGGCCACGGCGAGGCCCGCACCGAGGACGTCCTCCTCGGCAGCCGCCTGCCGCGCACCCTGACCGGCCTCGTCGTCGGCGTCGCCCTCGGCGTGTCCGGCGCGCTCGTCCAGGGCGCGACCCGGAACCCGCTGGCCGCCCCCGACACGCTCGGCGTCAACGCCGGCGCGTACTTCGCCGTGGTCCTCGTGGCGTACACCGGCATCGGCCTCGGTCCGGTCCCCGCCGGCGGCGCGGCCTTCCTGGGCGGGCTCCTCGCGGTCGGCCTGGTCTACCTGCTGACCAGCGGCGGCCTCCTGACCCCGGGCCGGGTGCTGCTCGCCGGCGCGACCGTCGCCCTGGCCGCCACCTCCGCCGCCGAGTTCCTCCAGATGCTCGACGTGCAGGCCACCCGCGGGCTGTTCTTCTGGGGCAACGGCACGCTGCTCCAGTCCGGTCTGGAACGGCCGCTCACCCTCGGCGCCGTCGTCGCCGTCGGCGTCCTGGCCGCACCGTTCCTGGCCCGGCCGCTGGACCTGCTGGCGCTCGGCGACGAGACCGCCCAGGCGATGGGCGTCCGCGTCGAACGGATCCGGCCCGCCGCCTTCCTGCTCGCGGTGCTGCTCTCCGCCGCCGCCGTCTCCCTCGCCGGACCGATCGGCTTCGTCGGCCTCATCGGCCCGGTCGTCGCCCGCCAGCTCGGCATGCGCGCCCACGCCCTGCTCATCCCGACGGCGGCGCTGCTCTCCGCCGCGCTGGTGCTCGGCGCCGACGCGGCCGCCCAGGTCGTCGTCACCCCGTCCGCCACCCAGCCCGCCGAGATCCCGGTCGGCGTCGTCACCGCCCTCATCGGCGGGCCGGTCTTCATGCTGCTCGCCCGCCGGGTGAGCACCGGCGACGCCGACACCGGCGCGGCCGTGGCGGTCTCCGACCGGCGCCGGGCGCCCGGCTACGCCGTCGCGCTGGGCGGCGGGCTGCTCGCCCTGGCCCTCGCGATGGCGGTGTCGCTGCGGGTCGGCGACGTCCCCGTCGGCTGGGGCCGGCTCGGCGCCTGGCTGACCGGCTCCGCCGATCAGCTCACCGAGGCCGTGGTCTCCTTCCGGCTGCCGCGCGTCCTGGTGGCCGCCACGGCCGGGGCCTGCCTCGCCGTCGCGGGGGCGGCCGTCCAGTCCGTCGTCCGCAATCCGCTCGCCGAACCCGGACTCGTCGGGGTCACCGGCGGGGCCTCGCTGGGAGCCGTCACCGTCATCCTGCTCGTCCCGTCGGCGCCGCTCGCCGCCCTTCCCGCGGCGGCCGGCCTCGGCGGCGTGCTGATGCTGGTGCTCGTGGTGCTGGTCGCCCGGGGCACCCGCGGCGGCGGCCGCGGCGGCATCGACCCCACCCGGGTCGTGCTCGTCGGCATCGGCGCGGCCGCCACCTCGATGGCGCTGGTCAACATCATGGTGGTGGGCGCCCAGATGAACATCGGGGCCGCGCTCGGCTGGCTCGCCGGCAGCACGTACGGCCGCGGTTTCGACGCCCTCGGCTGGCTCGCCCTGCCCGCCCTCGCCGCGCTGCTCCTGGTGATCGCCGCCCGGCCGGTCGACCTGCTCGCGCTCGGGGAGGAGCTGCCGCGCGCCCTCGGGCTCGACCTCGGGCGCGCCCGGCTCCTCGTCCTCGGCGCGGGCGCGGTGCTGGCCGCCGGTACCGCGGCGGCCGTCGGAGCGGTCGGCTTCGTCGGGCTCGTCGCCCCGCACCTGGCCCGCCGGGTGGTGGGCAACAGCGTCGCCCGCATGGTGCCGATGGCGGCCGTCCTCGGCGCGGTCCTGGTCGTCTCGGCCGACGCCCTGGGCCGCCGGCTGCTGGCCCCGACGGAGATCCCGGTCGGCATCGTCACCGCCCTCCTCGGCGCCCCCTACCTGGTCTGGCTGCTCCGCCGGACCCGGGAGGTCTGA